One genomic region from Sulfurospirillum oryzae encodes:
- the der gene encoding ribosome biogenesis GTPase Der has translation MKKIAIIGLPNVGKSSLFNRIAKQRIAITSDFSGTTRDIKTHKVYITEKPCLLLDTGGLDKSTELFENVHNMSMEASKKADIIIMVVDGKMLPSDEEKKIFYALQARKKPIALVINKIDNDKEMERAWEFDEFGAEHVFPISVSHNRGVSALLEWIGEFLPAPESSTLPVSEEENEESDEFEDDWEDEDEFAEEDEDVIPEVVEEVETNQINVAIIGRVNVGKSSLLNALVGKQRAVVSSVAGTTIDPVDESIEYEDKVINFVDTAGLRRRGKIEGIEKFALMRTKEMLERANIALLVLDTSEPFLELDERIAGLVEENHLACIIVLNKWDNAMDDYEKITAEVRHRFKFLSYAPLITVSAKSKQRVSKIKDMILEVYANYSQHLPTRQLNEIIKEATIRHQIPSDHSKIVKIYFATQYLTKPPRIALVMNKPRSLHFSYKRYLANKLRENFSLEGSPILLYPRAKGERDNEQEENGAES, from the coding sequence ATGAAAAAAATAGCAATTATCGGGCTACCCAATGTGGGGAAGAGCTCTCTTTTTAATCGCATCGCGAAACAGCGCATTGCGATTACATCTGATTTTAGTGGAACAACCCGCGATATTAAAACACACAAAGTCTATATCACCGAAAAACCTTGCCTTCTTTTAGACACTGGCGGACTCGACAAATCGACAGAACTTTTTGAAAATGTTCACAACATGTCGATGGAAGCGTCTAAAAAAGCAGATATTATCATCATGGTCGTTGATGGCAAAATGCTTCCAAGTGATGAAGAGAAAAAGATTTTTTATGCACTTCAAGCACGCAAAAAACCGATCGCTTTGGTCATCAACAAAATTGACAACGATAAAGAGATGGAACGCGCTTGGGAATTCGATGAATTTGGCGCAGAACATGTCTTCCCAATCTCCGTTTCTCATAACCGAGGCGTGAGTGCTCTTTTGGAATGGATCGGTGAATTTTTACCCGCACCTGAAAGCTCTACACTTCCCGTAAGCGAAGAAGAAAATGAAGAGAGTGACGAATTTGAAGATGACTGGGAAGATGAAGATGAATTTGCCGAGGAAGATGAAGACGTCATCCCTGAAGTGGTAGAAGAAGTTGAAACCAATCAAATCAATGTCGCTATCATCGGACGTGTCAATGTCGGTAAAAGCTCACTTCTAAATGCCCTTGTTGGCAAACAAAGAGCCGTTGTCAGCAGCGTTGCTGGTACAACCATTGATCCAGTGGATGAGAGCATCGAATATGAAGATAAAGTCATCAACTTTGTCGACACCGCTGGACTTCGTCGTCGTGGAAAGATTGAGGGCATCGAGAAATTCGCACTTATGCGAACCAAAGAGATGCTGGAGCGTGCCAACATCGCGTTGCTTGTTTTAGACACCAGCGAACCATTTTTAGAACTCGATGAACGTATCGCAGGACTTGTTGAAGAGAACCATTTGGCCTGTATCATTGTGCTTAACAAATGGGATAATGCCATGGATGATTATGAAAAAATCACCGCAGAAGTGAGACACCGCTTTAAGTTTCTCTCTTACGCACCTCTCATTACTGTCTCTGCTAAGAGCAAACAACGTGTCTCTAAAATCAAAGATATGATCTTGGAAGTCTATGCTAACTACTCGCAGCATCTTCCAACCCGTCAGCTCAATGAGATTATTAAAGAGGCGACCATTAGACATCAGATCCCAAGCGATCACTCAAAAATTGTCAAAATCTATTTTGCAACACAATACTTAACCAAACCTCCTCGCATTGCGTTGGTTATGAACAAACCTCGCTCTTTGCACTTTAGTTACAAACGCTACCTTGCTAATAAATTGCGCGAAAACTTCAGTTTAGAGGGTTCACCCATTTTGCTCTACCCACGTGCAAAAGGTGAGAGAGATAACGAACAGGAAGAGAACGGTGCTGAATCCTAA
- a CDS encoding DMT family transporter: MRQFISGINRGVLFMLLSSFSFAFDGAFAKVLSSGMDSVEVVFFRNGLTMIFVALSIFKLPIKQVGGRPWLLLFRALIGFASMLVFFYNIAHIPLADAITFSRTAPIFTAILAFFFLKEKIGWKGWVAVFIGFLGIVFVMKPDGIMLSKTDFLGLCSGLGAALAYTSVRELNKVYDTRVIVLAFVSTGTIFPAFFMILSEFFHTPMFDFMLGHFVLPQGIQWLYIVLMGLSGAIGQVYMTKAFATTKAGIVGAAGYSIIFFSLIIGIVLGDGLPDIVGLFGILLVVLSGIIVAKEKE, encoded by the coding sequence TTGAGACAGTTTATAAGTGGGATAAACAGAGGCGTTTTGTTTATGCTGCTCTCTTCGTTTAGTTTTGCGTTTGATGGTGCTTTTGCCAAGGTCCTGTCTTCAGGGATGGATTCGGTTGAAGTGGTCTTTTTTCGCAATGGACTGACTATGATTTTTGTAGCCCTAAGCATTTTCAAACTTCCCATCAAACAAGTGGGCGGAAGACCTTGGTTGCTGCTTTTTCGTGCTCTCATTGGCTTCGCTTCCATGCTCGTTTTTTTCTACAATATCGCTCATATTCCTTTGGCGGATGCCATCACATTTTCGAGAACAGCGCCGATTTTTACCGCTATTTTGGCTTTTTTCTTTTTGAAAGAAAAAATTGGCTGGAAAGGTTGGGTGGCTGTTTTCATTGGTTTTTTAGGCATTGTTTTTGTGATGAAACCCGATGGAATCATGCTTTCCAAAACAGATTTTTTAGGGCTTTGTAGTGGCTTGGGTGCAGCGTTAGCGTATACGAGTGTTAGAGAGCTCAATAAAGTGTATGACACGCGTGTTATTGTTTTAGCTTTTGTTTCTACGGGCACTATTTTCCCTGCTTTTTTTATGATTTTGAGTGAATTTTTCCATACGCCTATGTTTGATTTTATGTTGGGACATTTTGTTTTACCGCAAGGTATTCAGTGGCTTTATATTGTTTTAATGGGACTCTCTGGTGCGATTGGACAGGTCTATATGACCAAAGCATTTGCGACCACCAAAGCGGGGATTGTAGGGGCGGCTGGGTATTCGATTATCTTCTTTTCGCTGATTATCGGTATTGTTTTAGGCGATGGTTTACCTGATATTGTTGGACTATTTGGTATACTCTTAGTCGTTCTTAGTGGAATTATTGTAGCAAAGGAGAAAGAGTGA
- the pyrF gene encoding orotidine-5'-phosphate decarboxylase, with translation MKLCVALDLPSKEENIALIMKLKSEDVWLKVGLRSFIRDGEALLKEIKAINPNFKIFLDLKIHDIPNTMADAAESMVSLGVDMFNVHASSGVKAMRMVMDRVNTFSNPPIVLAVTALTSFDNASFEAIYKTPIAQKAVDFAKDAYASGLHGVVCSVYESLDIKAHTASSFLTLTPGIRPFGESSNDQERVADLATAKAQHSDFIVVGRPIYHSSDPLGVVKKIIENI, from the coding sequence ATGAAGCTCTGCGTTGCGCTTGATTTGCCGAGTAAAGAAGAAAATATTGCACTTATTATGAAGCTTAAAAGCGAAGATGTCTGGCTTAAAGTGGGGCTTCGCTCTTTCATTCGTGATGGAGAAGCACTTCTTAAAGAGATTAAAGCGATCAATCCCAATTTTAAAATCTTTTTAGATCTTAAAATCCATGACATCCCAAACACAATGGCAGATGCCGCAGAATCGATGGTCAGCCTTGGCGTTGATATGTTCAACGTTCACGCATCAAGCGGTGTTAAGGCAATGCGTATGGTTATGGATCGTGTCAATACTTTTTCTAATCCTCCTATTGTCTTAGCTGTAACAGCATTGACAAGCTTTGATAACGCCTCTTTTGAAGCGATTTATAAAACACCGATTGCGCAAAAAGCGGTTGATTTTGCTAAAGATGCTTATGCGAGTGGGTTACATGGCGTTGTCTGTTCAGTTTATGAGAGTTTAGACATTAAAGCGCATACGGCGTCTTCATTTTTAACGCTGACGCCAGGCATTCGCCCTTTTGGCGAGAGCAGTAATGACCAAGAAAGAGTTGCTGATCTTGCAACTGCAAAAGCACAACACTCTGATTTTATCGTTGTTGGAAGACCGATTTATCATAGCAGTGATCCGCTAGGTGTTGTAAAGAAAATTATCGAAAATATTTAG
- a CDS encoding helix-turn-helix domain-containing protein translates to MTITYQEIAEMIDQSKQNIAQLKAKQPKKLELYKLGALCKKYDITEDDLVRILDIKNKEKNTISHT, encoded by the coding sequence ATGACAATAACATACCAAGAAATAGCAGAGATGATAGACCAATCAAAACAAAACATAGCACAACTAAAAGCCAAACAACCAAAAAAGCTAGAACTATATAAGCTAGGTGCACTTTGTAAAAAATATGACATCACCGAGGATGATCTAGTTAGAATACTTGACATCAAAAATAAAGAAAAAAATACCATTTCACACACCTAA
- the nusB gene encoding transcription antitermination factor NusB: MATRHQARESIITLLYAEDIGNAGIEKFIDELFEEKKIRNQQKEFALGLYRGVKEHLSIIDEAINLHLKEWNLSEIGTLERAILRLGAYEVLYSELDNAVIINEAIELAKKLCNETSPKFINGVLDAICKDGESK; this comes from the coding sequence TTGGCAACACGACATCAAGCAAGAGAGAGTATTATCACGCTTTTATATGCCGAGGACATTGGTAATGCAGGCATTGAAAAATTTATAGATGAACTTTTTGAAGAGAAAAAAATTCGCAATCAACAAAAAGAGTTTGCATTAGGACTTTACCGCGGCGTCAAAGAGCATTTAAGCATTATAGATGAAGCGATCAACCTTCATCTTAAAGAGTGGAACCTTAGTGAAATTGGAACGCTTGAGCGTGCTATTTTACGACTGGGCGCGTATGAAGTTTTGTATTCAGAACTTGATAATGCAGTGATTATTAACGAAGCGATTGAGCTTGCTAAGAAACTGTGTAATGAGACTAGCCCTAAGTTTATCAACGGCGTCTTGGACGCTATTTGTAAAGATGGGGAAAGCAAATAA
- the ribH gene encoding 6,7-dimethyl-8-ribityllumazine synthase codes for MNIIEGKLSLSGNEKVAIINSRFNHIITDRLVEGAKDAFIRHGGDEKNLDLILVPGAYEIPLALDKILSSGKYDAVCCVGAVIRGSTPHFDYVAAEATKGVANTALKYQKPVTFGVLTTDNIEQAIERAGSKAGNKGFEAMTGLIELISLYKNL; via the coding sequence ATGAATATTATTGAAGGAAAACTCTCCCTTAGCGGCAATGAAAAAGTGGCAATTATTAACAGCCGATTTAACCATATCATTACAGATCGTTTGGTAGAGGGTGCAAAAGATGCATTTATTCGTCACGGTGGCGATGAAAAAAACTTAGACCTTATCTTAGTTCCGGGGGCTTACGAGATTCCTTTAGCCCTCGATAAAATTTTAAGCAGCGGCAAGTACGACGCAGTATGCTGTGTGGGCGCTGTTATTCGTGGAAGCACTCCGCATTTTGATTATGTTGCGGCAGAAGCAACCAAAGGTGTGGCAAACACAGCACTTAAATATCAAAAACCAGTCACATTTGGTGTTTTAACCACTGATAACATCGAACAAGCGATAGAGCGTGCAGGAAGCAAAGCGGGTAACAAAGGCTTTGAAGCTATGACAGGGTTAATCGAACTTATTAGCCTTTATAAAAATTTATAA
- a CDS encoding acetate uptake transporter → MTQEIQHIKSIVADPTPLGLFGLAMVTLVASSQKLGITSGLSLILPWAIFLGAFVQLIACLFDFKHNNIFGATAFGAYAFFWFGVAFSWMIKMGLFGEVLTSQADGKQLGFAFIGYLIFTLFMTIGAVETNKVLLAIFVLIDLLFLGLVGDVFGWSHSAHTLAAYAELGIALLSFYGSGAILLNKHFGKPFLPIGKPLGIFK, encoded by the coding sequence GTGACTCAAGAAATTCAACACATTAAAAGTATTGTTGCCGACCCAACGCCATTAGGGCTTTTTGGTTTGGCTATGGTGACGCTTGTCGCTTCATCACAAAAACTGGGCATAACATCAGGTTTGTCTCTCATCTTGCCTTGGGCTATTTTTTTGGGAGCATTTGTTCAGTTGATTGCTTGTTTATTTGACTTTAAACACAACAATATTTTTGGTGCGACTGCCTTTGGAGCGTATGCCTTTTTTTGGTTTGGTGTGGCGTTTTCTTGGATGATTAAGATGGGTCTTTTTGGCGAAGTTCTTACGTCACAAGCCGATGGCAAACAGCTTGGTTTTGCGTTCATTGGGTATCTCATTTTTACGCTTTTTATGACGATTGGTGCGGTAGAGACCAACAAGGTTTTACTCGCAATTTTTGTTCTGATTGACCTTCTCTTTTTGGGACTGGTTGGCGATGTTTTTGGCTGGTCTCATAGTGCTCATACGCTAGCAGCGTATGCAGAACTAGGCATTGCTCTTCTTTCTTTTTATGGCTCAGGTGCCATTCTTCTGAATAAACATTTTGGTAAACCATTTTTACCGATTGGGAAGCCTTTAGGTATCTTTAAATAG
- the kdsA gene encoding 3-deoxy-8-phosphooctulonate synthase, giving the protein MILIAGPCVIESRDNLFRVAEKLMSYHEDNTLDFYFKSSFDKANRTSIDSFRGPGMDEGLKLLDEVRTQFGYKLLTDIHDYTQAKPVGEVVDVLQIPAFLCRQTDLLVAAAETKCVVNIKKGQFLNPADMRYSVKKVLDTRGVNEEGYEAAKKAGVWLTERGSTFGYGNLVVDARSFVIMREFAPVVFDATHSVQMPGTEGGKSGGKREFVRPLSRSAAAVGVDGFFFETHFNPCEALCDGPNMLDLDDLGLAIKDIKAIQDSLKA; this is encoded by the coding sequence GTGATTTTAATAGCAGGACCTTGTGTCATTGAAAGTAGAGACAACCTCTTTAGGGTTGCAGAAAAATTGATGAGCTATCACGAAGATAACACCCTAGATTTTTATTTTAAATCAAGTTTTGATAAAGCAAATCGCACCAGTATTGACAGCTTTAGAGGTCCTGGTATGGACGAGGGCTTAAAGCTTTTGGATGAGGTGAGAACGCAGTTTGGTTACAAACTTTTAACGGACATTCACGACTACACCCAAGCAAAGCCTGTAGGCGAAGTGGTGGACGTGCTTCAAATCCCAGCCTTTTTGTGTCGTCAAACCGATCTTTTGGTCGCGGCCGCAGAGACCAAATGTGTTGTTAACATCAAAAAAGGGCAGTTTTTAAATCCTGCTGATATGCGCTATTCGGTTAAAAAAGTTTTGGATACCAGAGGTGTCAATGAAGAGGGTTACGAAGCTGCGAAGAAGGCAGGCGTATGGTTGACGGAACGTGGCAGTACATTTGGCTACGGCAATTTAGTCGTCGATGCTCGTAGTTTTGTCATCATGCGTGAGTTTGCACCCGTCGTTTTTGATGCAACCCATTCAGTGCAAATGCCTGGAACTGAGGGTGGCAAAAGTGGTGGAAAACGTGAGTTTGTACGCCCCCTTTCGCGCTCTGCCGCAGCTGTAGGCGTGGATGGTTTCTTCTTTGAAACCCATTTCAATCCATGCGAAGCACTTTGCGATGGTCCAAATATGCTTGATTTAGATGATTTAGGTTTAGCAATCAAAGATATTAAAGCGATTCAAGACAGCTTAAAGGCATAA
- the ovoA gene encoding 5-histidylcysteine sulfoxide synthase, with amino-acid sequence MQLIPTRNILLNRGDAEQKRAEIREYFLKTYTVYEKLFELMKDEESYYLTADPLRHPLVFYFGHTATFFINKLVLAKLIDKRINPIYESIFAIGVDEMSWDDLNQAHYKWPRISEIRAYREHVKTKILELIDTLPLVMPISWESPFWAIMMGIEHERIHLETSSVLIRQLPLEYVLPSDFWKVCPLDTPVVENQLLHVKGATLRLEKKRDDALYGWDNEYGLHVKEVKDFKASKFLVSNAEFLGFVEEGGYENEAFWNEEGWKWKSYKNATMPLFWRKNAEGYKLRLMAEEIAMPWSWPVEINYLEAKAFCNWKSHKTGKPIRLPSEEEWYVLRDLHVKVDEPFWDRAPANINLEYFASSVPVDTFAFGDFYDVIGNVWQWTETPINGFDGFSVHPLYDDFSVPTFDDRHNIIKGGSWISTGNEIIRASRYAFRRHFYQHAGFRYIESDEPVETHSVFYETDFALSQICDAHFGEIEKNYYEKMAEFCIALGGAKSRALEVGCGAGRGTFALARHFEMVHGIEFTARVVRLATNFKESGKLKYAPKVEGELASFVERNLSDFGINPKVQKVEFWQADPHNMKPYFDGYDLILANDVLDTLYDPALFLEKIKERLNPQGFLVIASSYDWNEAKTPRAKWLGGFKKNGEKYSTYDALNEHLAPFFDLHVKPVEMNLSIHESERKKFVKSLHVSVWKKK; translated from the coding sequence ATGCAACTGATCCCAACACGCAACATTCTTCTTAATCGTGGAGATGCGGAGCAAAAAAGAGCGGAAATTAGGGAATATTTTCTTAAAACCTATACGGTGTATGAGAAGCTCTTTGAGTTGATGAAGGACGAAGAGAGTTACTACCTCACAGCAGATCCTTTGCGCCATCCTCTTGTTTTTTATTTTGGTCATACCGCGACCTTTTTTATCAATAAACTGGTTCTTGCCAAGCTAATTGATAAGCGCATCAATCCAATTTATGAGTCGATTTTTGCGATTGGTGTGGATGAGATGAGTTGGGACGATCTCAACCAAGCCCATTACAAATGGCCACGTATTTCTGAAATTCGCGCTTACCGTGAGCACGTGAAAACGAAAATCTTAGAGCTTATTGACACGTTACCTCTTGTTATGCCCATTTCATGGGAAAGCCCTTTTTGGGCGATTATGATGGGCATTGAGCATGAGCGTATTCATCTTGAAACTTCCTCTGTTCTTATTCGTCAATTGCCGCTTGAGTATGTGTTGCCGAGCGATTTTTGGAAAGTCTGTCCTCTTGATACCCCTGTTGTTGAAAATCAATTATTACATGTAAAAGGCGCAACACTTCGTTTGGAGAAAAAAAGAGACGATGCGCTGTACGGCTGGGATAACGAATACGGTTTACATGTAAAAGAAGTTAAAGACTTCAAAGCGTCGAAATTCCTTGTCTCAAATGCCGAGTTTTTGGGCTTTGTTGAAGAGGGTGGTTATGAAAATGAAGCTTTCTGGAATGAAGAGGGGTGGAAGTGGAAAAGCTATAAAAATGCGACCATGCCGCTGTTCTGGCGCAAGAATGCTGAGGGTTATAAACTGCGACTAATGGCTGAAGAGATCGCGATGCCGTGGAGTTGGCCAGTGGAGATCAACTACCTTGAAGCCAAAGCGTTTTGTAACTGGAAAAGTCACAAAACAGGCAAACCTATTCGCCTCCCTAGCGAAGAAGAGTGGTATGTTCTAAGAGATTTACATGTAAAGGTTGACGAGCCGTTTTGGGATAGAGCGCCTGCCAATATCAACCTTGAATATTTTGCTTCCAGTGTGCCTGTTGATACCTTTGCCTTTGGCGATTTTTATGATGTTATTGGTAATGTATGGCAGTGGACTGAAACGCCTATTAATGGATTTGACGGTTTTAGTGTGCATCCGCTTTACGATGATTTTTCAGTTCCTACGTTTGATGATAGGCATAATATCATCAAGGGTGGCTCGTGGATTAGCACGGGAAATGAGATCATACGAGCTTCCCGTTACGCGTTTCGTCGTCACTTTTACCAACATGCAGGGTTTCGTTATATCGAATCAGATGAGCCTGTTGAAACCCATTCGGTTTTTTATGAGACAGACTTTGCACTCTCTCAAATCTGCGATGCCCATTTTGGAGAAATCGAAAAGAACTATTATGAGAAAATGGCTGAGTTTTGTATTGCTCTTGGCGGTGCAAAAAGCAGAGCCCTTGAGGTTGGTTGTGGTGCAGGTAGGGGAACATTTGCGCTTGCGCGTCATTTTGAAATGGTACATGGCATCGAATTTACCGCGCGAGTAGTCAGACTTGCAACTAACTTTAAAGAGAGTGGTAAACTCAAATATGCTCCAAAAGTTGAGGGCGAACTTGCCTCTTTTGTCGAGCGGAATTTAAGTGATTTTGGCATCAATCCAAAGGTTCAAAAAGTAGAGTTTTGGCAAGCCGATCCGCACAATATGAAGCCTTATTTTGACGGATATGATCTTATCTTAGCCAACGATGTCTTGGATACCTTGTACGATCCAGCTCTGTTTTTAGAGAAAATCAAAGAGCGTTTGAACCCTCAAGGATTTTTAGTCATTGCCAGTAGCTATGACTGGAATGAAGCTAAAACACCACGTGCCAAATGGCTCGGGGGCTTTAAGAAAAATGGCGAAAAATACAGCACGTATGATGCTTTAAACGAGCATTTGGCACCCTTTTTTGATTTACATGTAAAGCCTGTGGAAATGAATTTGAGTATCCATGAAAGTGAACGAAAAAAGTTTGTTAAATCTTTACATGTAAGTGTATGGAAGAAAAAGTAA
- a CDS encoding AsmA family protein, translated as MFQKILIGTVLFFAFCLVTFFFFIKVIDFNEYKPRIHKAVKESTGYDVVIRGDVALSLSPFGVSFSDIEITNPTCRSEMPFAKIGSFDVALDMPALLKKEIKVKQLSLDSLDLTIAKNKEGKFNYELASTPSKVVDKKSKESNTTLEKEEGFSLANIKKMKFSNANVTYAEDNVSSKMTFEKIDFDMNDINYDLTKNKLQGLSFIAETHIDKIQYSGSYAVQDIAMTLEMKNAVAVAENLKYTLFDTPIQGSGKFDVSGKQPKISIKSKIVGLKLASLSKALWNKEMLEGNANGDFKLSFFVGDSTTFKSTLNGFVQLFGEGITLKGYDIDKIALVVDPFQKTKGISLNTLITGTVEAFKGGNTLIKEANTKVDLGYSEMKLSDVALSTQTNRIATKGAINIVEDKLIDVKVALLDEKGCASVEQKFSGTLAKPSLKMDEATVTTLSNVVLSFTTKSKSTHTPSKQNDENCPVFYDGVIKHPPFIPPVSTPTTAE; from the coding sequence ATGTTTCAAAAGATTCTAATAGGTACGGTGTTGTTTTTTGCCTTTTGTCTGGTTACGTTTTTCTTTTTTATCAAGGTGATTGATTTTAATGAGTACAAGCCCCGTATTCACAAAGCTGTAAAAGAAAGTACGGGGTATGACGTTGTTATTCGTGGAGATGTAGCACTCTCCCTCTCTCCTTTTGGTGTTAGTTTTTCTGATATCGAAATCACCAATCCAACCTGTCGTTCTGAAATGCCTTTTGCCAAAATAGGTAGCTTTGATGTGGCACTCGACATGCCAGCATTACTCAAAAAAGAGATCAAAGTAAAACAGCTCTCTCTTGATAGTCTTGATCTTACCATTGCCAAAAATAAAGAGGGCAAATTCAATTATGAATTGGCTTCAACGCCTTCAAAAGTAGTGGATAAAAAGAGCAAAGAGAGTAATACAACACTTGAAAAAGAAGAAGGTTTTTCTCTAGCCAATATCAAAAAAATGAAGTTTAGCAATGCAAATGTCACTTATGCAGAAGATAATGTGAGTTCGAAGATGACATTTGAAAAGATTGACTTTGACATGAATGACATTAACTACGATTTAACAAAAAATAAATTACAGGGGCTCTCTTTTATTGCAGAAACCCATATTGATAAAATTCAGTACAGTGGTTCTTATGCCGTACAAGACATTGCAATGACATTAGAGATGAAAAATGCTGTTGCCGTGGCTGAAAACCTCAAATATACGCTCTTTGATACCCCAATTCAAGGAAGTGGAAAATTTGATGTCAGTGGAAAGCAGCCAAAAATTTCCATTAAAAGTAAAATCGTCGGTTTGAAATTAGCAAGTCTCTCAAAAGCACTTTGGAATAAAGAGATGCTTGAAGGTAATGCCAATGGTGATTTCAAACTTTCTTTTTTTGTTGGGGATTCCACTACTTTTAAAAGTACGCTTAATGGATTTGTACAGCTTTTTGGAGAAGGAATCACACTCAAAGGTTATGATATTGACAAAATTGCTCTTGTTGTTGACCCTTTTCAAAAAACAAAAGGTATAAGCCTAAACACACTTATAACGGGAACTGTTGAAGCTTTTAAAGGTGGAAATACACTGATTAAAGAAGCCAATACAAAAGTTGATCTAGGGTATTCTGAAATGAAATTGAGTGATGTCGCGTTAAGTACCCAGACAAATAGAATTGCTACTAAGGGTGCTATTAATATCGTTGAAGACAAATTGATTGATGTCAAAGTGGCGCTTTTAGATGAAAAAGGATGCGCGTCAGTAGAGCAAAAATTTAGTGGAACGCTCGCTAAGCCTTCACTTAAAATGGATGAAGCTACGGTTACAACACTGAGTAATGTCGTGCTTTCTTTTACAACAAAATCAAAATCAACCCATACACCTTCTAAACAAAATGATGAAAATTGCCCTGTTTTCTATGATGGAGTCATTAAGCATCCTCCCTTTATACCACCTGTAAGTACGCCTACAACAGCGGAATAA
- the trpS gene encoding tryptophan--tRNA ligase: protein MRVLTGIQPSGALHIGNYFGAIKQMIDLQEKSDLFIFIANYHALTSLKDGEALKSNTLDAAINFLSLGIDHTKVTFWAQSDVKEVLELYWVLSGYTPMGLLERAHSYKDKVAKGIAANHSLFSYPVLMAADILLYDSEVIPVGKDQIQHVEITRDIAIKFNNDFGEIFKVPEFKVDENVATVPGLDGAKMSKSYGNTIDIFCTDKELKKATSRIVTDSTPMEEPKDFSTCNVYALAKLFLEKDEVVALEARYKKGGEGYGHFKAYLNGLIWDYFAPAREKRAYYLEHKDEVLAILDEGASKARKIATEKMRLIRDLVGIYR, encoded by the coding sequence ATGAGAGTATTAACAGGCATTCAACCCTCTGGTGCGCTTCACATAGGTAACTATTTTGGCGCGATCAAACAGATGATCGATCTTCAAGAAAAGAGCGATCTTTTTATCTTCATTGCAAATTATCATGCCCTCACCTCTTTAAAAGATGGCGAGGCACTTAAAAGCAATACGCTTGACGCCGCAATCAACTTTCTCTCTTTGGGCATCGACCACACCAAAGTAACGTTCTGGGCACAGTCTGATGTCAAAGAAGTTTTAGAGCTTTACTGGGTACTTTCAGGTTATACACCTATGGGTTTGCTTGAGCGAGCCCACAGCTACAAAGACAAAGTGGCTAAAGGAATTGCTGCCAATCACTCTTTATTTTCGTATCCTGTTTTGATGGCAGCAGACATTCTACTTTATGACTCAGAAGTCATTCCTGTGGGAAAAGACCAGATTCAACATGTTGAAATTACGCGTGATATTGCGATTAAATTCAACAATGACTTTGGTGAAATTTTTAAAGTACCCGAGTTCAAAGTGGATGAAAATGTTGCAACGGTTCCTGGACTTGATGGCGCAAAAATGAGTAAAAGCTATGGCAACACCATCGACATTTTCTGCACCGATAAAGAGCTCAAAAAAGCAACTTCTCGCATCGTGACTGACTCTACACCGATGGAAGAGCCAAAAGATTTCTCTACATGTAATGTTTATGCACTGGCTAAACTCTTTTTGGAAAAGGACGAAGTAGTTGCATTAGAGGCGCGTTACAAAAAAGGTGGCGAAGGGTACGGTCACTTTAAAGCGTACCTGAACGGTCTTATTTGGGACTATTTTGCACCTGCTCGTGAAAAAAGAGCGTACTATTTAGAACATAAAGATGAAGTGTTGGCTATTTTAGATGAAGGGGCAAGCAAGGCTCGTAAAATCGCCACTGAAAAGATGCGCCTCATTCGTGATCTCGTTGGAATTTATCGCTAA
- a CDS encoding shikimate kinase — protein sequence MGVGKGTIARALIKKTKRFGLDTDDLIESMENRKIKAIFEIEGEAYFRKLEKKTAKWLEKNVKNAIISTGGGFFKVDNMDRIGTIVYLRSSFEGILKRLREHENADLKLAKRPLLTDEAKAKALFEERSSLYEAKADIIIDVEDRNVSEIVRDLIVLLSLKEKKDKE from the coding sequence ATGGGCGTTGGCAAAGGTACCATTGCTAGAGCACTTATCAAAAAGACCAAACGTTTTGGTCTTGATACCGATGATCTCATCGAAAGTATGGAAAACCGAAAAATCAAAGCTATCTTTGAAATTGAGGGTGAAGCCTACTTTCGTAAGTTAGAGAAAAAAACCGCTAAATGGCTGGAAAAAAATGTTAAAAATGCCATCATCTCAACAGGCGGTGGCTTTTTCAAAGTTGACAATATGGACAGAATCGGAACGATTGTCTACCTTCGCTCCTCATTTGAAGGCATTTTAAAACGTCTTCGCGAGCATGAAAATGCCGATCTCAAACTGGCTAAACGCCCACTTCTGACTGATGAGGCAAAAGCGAAAGCTTTGTTTGAAGAGCGATCTTCACTTTATGAAGCCAAAGCTGACATCATCATTGATGTTGAAGATCGAAATGTGAGTGAAATCGTGCGTGATTTAATTGTATTACTGAGTTTAAAAGAGAAAAAAGATAAAGAGTAG